In Oryza sativa Japonica Group chromosome 3, ASM3414082v1, one DNA window encodes the following:
- the LOC4331958 gene encoding protein CLT2, chloroplastic: protein MPMALLLSSPPRPSLRRVTRWSAASLSPRASLPSPRRVGLAVAAASWDGAGRWRVETTTTRARAAARAGASGEGGDGEVEGGGGTGIAAAAAATVVLAVMNRVLYKLALVPMRNYPFFLAQATTFGYVIVYFSILFIRYHAGIVTKEMLALPKSRFMLIGLLEALGVASGMAAAAMLPGPSIPVLSQSFLVWQLILSVLILGRKYRANQIFGCLLVTAGVILAVASGANSGPFLSDVKLFWPAVLMASSACHAGASIIKEFVFIDGAKRLKGKRPDIFVVNSFGSGFQALFVFLLLPFLSNLKGIPLAELPAYINRGAACFLNIGGNLKDCHGAPLLPLLFIAMNMAFNISVLNLVKMSTALVASLTATLAVPLSIYVLSLPLPYIPGGTNLSTSFLVGAAILVLGLLLYNLPKKLAGRMKTD from the exons ATGCCCATGGCGCTgctcctctcctcgccgccgcggccttccCTCCGCCGCGTGACTCGATGGAGCGCGGCGTCCCTCTCCCCCCGAGCCTCCCTCCCGTCTCCCCGGCGTGTGGGCCTCGCGGTCGCGGCCGCCAGTTGGGATGGTGCCGGGAGGTGGCGCgtcgagacgacgacgacgcgcgcgcgggcggccgcGAGGGCTGGGGCTTCGGGGGAAGGGGGCGATGGTGAGGTTGAGGGTGGGGGTGGGACGGggatcgccgcggcggcggcggccacggtggTGCTCGCGGTGATGAACCGGGTGCTGTACAAGCTGGCGCTCGTGCCCATGAGGAATTACCCGTTCTTCCTCGCCCAAGCCACCACATTTGG GTATGTTATAGTATATTTCTCTATTCTTTTTATAAGATATCATGCTGGCATTGTCACTAAAGAAATGCTAGCACTTCCAAAATCACGCTTCATGTTGATTGGCTTACTAGAAGCACTAGGTGTTGCTTCAGGCATGGCTGCTGCAG CTATGTTGCCTGGACCTTCAATTCCAGTGTTGTCTCAG TCCTTTTTAGTTTGGCAGCTTATCTTATCTGTCCTCATTTTGGGAAGGAAATACAGAGcaaatcaaatatttggatGCCTGCTCGTCACAGCGGGGGTAATTCTAGCTGTGGCAAG TGGAGCGAACAGTGGTCCATTTCTATCTGATGTCAAGCTGTTCTGGCCAGCAGTACTGATGGCTTCGTCTGCATGTCATGCTGGTGCATCCATAATCAAG GAATTTGTTTTTATTGATGGTGCAAAACGCCTTAAG GGAAAGAGGCCTGACATATTTGTGGTCAACTCCTTTGGGTCAGGTTTTCAG GCCCTGTTTGTCTtcctactccttccgtttctgTCTAACTTAAAAGGCATCCCGTTGGCTGAGCTTCCTGCATACATAAACCGTGGTGCAGCATGCTTTCTGAATATTGGAGGTAATCTGAAGG ATTGCCATGGAGCTCCTTTGCTGCCACTGCTCTTCATAGCTATGAACATGGCCTTCAACATTTCTGTTTTAAATCTGGTGAAGATGTCTACTGCACTGGTTGCTTCGCTAACAGCAACTTTAGCAG TTCCTCTTTCCATCTATGTGTTGTCACTACCTCTGCCATACATTCCTGGTGGGACAAATTTAAGCACTTCATTTTTGGTTGGTGCTGCTATCTTAGTTCTTGGGTTACTCCTATACAATCTTCCTAAAAAATTAGCCGGCCGAATGAAGACCGACTAA
- the LOC4331959 gene encoding uPF0496 protein 1, with translation MGNSSSSGSHRPPRPASSESALPPAAAAAEELSSYEAACRSDPELRTFDTTLQRRTSRAISTLAVGVEVRSLSLESLREVTGCLLDMNQEVVRVILDCKKDIWKSPELFDLVEDYFESSLHTLDFCTALDKCLKRARDSQLLLHVALQRFDDEEDNDAAAAGQEDAAPSARYARTLHELRQFKAAGDPFTEEFFSAFQAVYRQQLTMLEKLQQRKHRLDKKVRAIKAWRRVSSIIFATTFAAVLICSVVAAAIAAPPVAAALAAAASIPVGSMGKWIDSLLKGYQDALRGQKEVVSAMQVGTFIAIKDLDSIRVLINRVELEISSMIDCVEFAERDEEAVKFGVEEIKKKLEVFMKSVEDLGEQADRCSRDIRRARTVVLQRIIRHPS, from the coding sequence ATGgggaacagcagcagcagcggcagccaccggcctccccggccggcgagctcggAGTCGGCGCtgccgcccgcggcggcggcggcggaggagctgaGCTCGTACGAGGCGGCGTGCCGATCAGACCCGGAGCTGCGCACGTTCGACACCACGCTGCAGCGGCGCACGAGCCGCGCCATCTCGACGCTGGCGGTGGGCGTGGAGGTGCGTTCGCTGTCCCTCGAGTCCCTCCGCGAGGTCACCGGCTGCCTCCTCGACATGAACCAGGAGGTGGTGCGCGTCATCCTCGACTGCAAGAAGGACATCTGGAAGAGCCCCGAGCTGTTCGACCTCGTCGAGGACTACTTCGAGAGCAGCCTCCACACCCTCGACTTCTGCACCGCACTCGACAAGTGCCTCAAGCGCGCCCGCGACTCCCAGCTCCTCCTGCACGTCGCGCTCCAGCGgttcgacgacgaggaggacaacgacgccgccgccgccggccaggaGGACGCCGCTCCCTCCGCCCGGTACGCGCGCACGCTCCACGAGCTGCGCCAGTTCAAGGCGGCCGGGGACCCCTTCACCGAGGAGTTCTTCAGCGCCTTCCAGGCCGTGTACCGGCAGCAGCTGACCATGctggagaagctgcagcagcgCAAACACCGGCTCGACAAGAAGGTCAGGGCGATCAAGGCGTGGCGCCGTGTGTCGAGCATCATCTTCGCCACCACCTTCGCGGCCGTGCTCATCTGCTCGGTGGTTGCCGCGGCCATCGCTGCCCCACCAGTCGCGGCGGCATTGGCCGCAGCTGCTTCCATTCCGGTGGGATCTATGGGGAAGTGGATCGATTCTCTACTGAAAGGGTATCAGGACGCTCTCCGTGGACAGAAGGAGGTGGTGAGCGCAATGCAGGTGGGGACGTTCATTGCCATCAAGGATTTGGACAGTATCAGGGTGCTCATCAACCGGGTGGAGTTGGAGATCAGCTCGATGATCGACTGCGTAGAGTTCGCTGAGCGAGATGAGGAGGCGGTCAAGTTTGGGGTTGAGGAGATCAAGAAGAAGCTGGAGGTCTTCATGAAGAGTGTAGAGGATCTAGGAGAGCAGGCAGATCGGTGTAGCCGGGATATTCGTCGGGCAAGGACCGTCGTGCTACAGAGAATCATCCGGCATCctagctga